In the Erythrolamprus reginae isolate rEryReg1 chromosome 13, rEryReg1.hap1, whole genome shotgun sequence genome, one interval contains:
- the PELI3 gene encoding E3 ubiquitin-protein ligase pellino homolog 3, which produces MVLEGSAEAVSSHPLTLRRSCAQNGRFYPSAGDSLLLTKKPVKYGELIVLGYNGSLANGDKGRHRSRLALYKRPKANGVKPDVIHHISTPLMSKALSDRGQHSISYTLSRSHSVIVEYTQDGETDMFQIGRSTESMIDFVVTDTTPGTNSSVDGQTAQSTISRFACRVICERNPPYTARIYAAGFDASRNIFLGERAAKWRTPDGLMDGLTTNGVLVMHPNGGFSEDSTPGVWREISVCGNVYALRDSRSAQQRGKLVETESNILEDGSLIDLCGATLLWRTSEGLLRTPTLQQLELLRQEVNAARPQCPVGFSTLAFPSLAQRGVVEKQQPWVYINCGHVHGFHNWGFRKEKGGLERECPMCRRLGPYVPLWLGYEAGLYLDAGRPTHAFCPCGHVCSAKTVQYWSQIPLPHGTHAFHAACPFCGTWLTGQQGFVRLIFQGPLD; this is translated from the exons ATGGTGCTTGAAGGAAGCGCCGAAGCTGTGAGTTCACATCCACTAACTCTGCGTCGGAGCTGTGCCCAGaatgggcgtttttacccttcggCGGGGGACAGTCTCCTGTTAACGAAAAAGCCAGTGAAGTACGGGGAATTGATTGTCCTGGG GTACAATGGCTCCCTGGCTAATGGAGACAAAGGCCGTCACCGCAGCCGGCTGGCCCTCTACAAGCGACCGAAAGCCAACGGCGTGAAACCCGACGTCATCCACCATATCTCCACGCCACTGATGTCCAAA GCCCTGAGCGACAGAGGTCAACACAGTATTTCCTACACGCTTTCCCGAAGCCATTCGGTCATTGTCGAATATACTCAAGATGGCGAGACGGACATGTTCcag ATCGGCCGCTCAACGGAGAGCATGATCGATTTTGTGGTGACCGATACCACCCCGGGCACCAACTCATCCGTGGATGGACAGACAGCCCAAAGTACTATATCCCGCTTTGCCTGCCGCGTCATCTGCGAGAGAAACCCTCCCTACACCGCCCGGATTTACGCCGCTGGTTTCGACGCTTCCCGCAACATTTTCCTTGGA GAGAGAGCTGCGAAATGGAGGACCCCCGACGGGCTCATGGATGGCTTGACCACGAATGGCGTGCTTGTGATGCATCCCAACGGCGGTTTCAGCGAAGACTCCACTCCGGGAGTCTGGCGGGAGATCTCGGTGTGCGGGAACGTCTACGCTCTGCGGGACAGTCGCTCCGCCCAGCAGCGGGGAAAGCTG GTGGAAACGGAGTCCAACATCCTGGAGGACGGCTCCCTCATTGACCTCTGCGGGGCCACGCTCCTCTGGCGCACGTCGGAGGGTCTCCTGCGCACCCCGACTTTGCAACAGCTGGAGCTGCTGCGCCAAGAGGTCAACGCCGCCCGTCCCCAGTGCCCCGTGGGCTTCAGCACCTTGGCCTTCCCCAGCCTGGCCCAACGGGGCGTGGTGGAGAAACAGCAGCCGTGGGTCTACATCAACTGTGGCCACGTCCACGGTTTTCACAACTGGGGGTTCCGCAAAGAGAAAGGCGGGCTGGAGCGCGAGTGCCCCATGTGTCGGCGGCTGGGCCCTTACGTGCCTCTCTGGCTGGGCTACGAGGCCGGGCTGTATCTGGACGCCGGACGccccacccacgccttctgcccCTGTGGCCACGTCTGTTCCGCCAAGACTGTCCAGTACTGGTCGCAGATCCCGCTGCCGCACGGCACCCATGCCTTCCATGCCGCCTGCCCTTTCTGCGGCACCTGGCTGACCGGCCAGCAGGGTTTCGTCCGGCTCATTTTCCAGGGACCCCTTGACTGA